TTAATGTAAAATGTGAATCCAGAATCTAGTTCTATCTTGAAGCTATGAGATTGCTGAAGTGTTTGAGGTTAAAATGAAGCATTCTGTGAGAGAAAATTCCTCAAAAGCCACTTGTAGAGATGAAAGTTGAAAACATGAAAGAAGGAAAGGATGGAGAAAGCACAAAgtatgataattttattttaaagtttattattgttACATCAATCCAAGGTCAACTATTTATGGAAGCATAACAAAACTCAAAATCATACAGCACATTAACAATCATTAAAGATGTCCAAGTTTTAATAGATAGATAACAAGTAACAAAATTGTATTAGAATCAATAAGTTAATAAAAAGCACATTTCAATTTACGCAGAGGCTAATGTTACCAAATGGTGTTACATGTTTGTTCAATTGCATAGAAAAACATccataaacaaaattgaaatttcaTTGCTGCTGTCGAGTAATATTTCCTATGGTGTTATATAACGTATAATATCAAAGCAAAATAACAAAGGCTTGATTGTAATCGAGTCATGAACACGGCTTTACCAACATTGAGATTCACGTTTTTATTAAAGGCACTGGCTCTTGATATGCAGAATTAAGAAATGTGGTATGTCCCATCAATTGTTCAAACATTACCAATCCTAGCACTAACATTTATCCAAATGTGTTCACgtatataatataacaacaGTAAAACAAAGTAAAGCAATGgtatatttcatgtttacatgtatacaatgaCATAAATACAACATTTCTGTACATTGCAATACCCTATGTTATctacatgtataaattaaaacaaaaaacaaacattcccACGTATTTAGGTGATTTTTTAGGATACACATACAGTTTCGTGATGGCTTGCAATGTTTTTATCGTGAATATCGAGGATATGAAGATTGGATATAGCGTGgtataaaatattctaaaagGCACATTCATAGATAGCTGATGCCAGATTCTAACACTGCATGATTTGAATGAGCCATAATGTGCGGTAAGAATCAATGGCctatttcaaaagcatttatcaAAACGTATCACAAACGAATGTATAAAAAGTCCATACAGAAAATGATCAACATCTGATTGTGTAATAATAATCAAGGTTATAAAAGGTATAATATATTCTTAATTGTACAAAAATTATGCTGTATTCAATCAACCCCATGACCTAAAACGTGTAAAAACATCAAATGACTATAGCAAAGGAGGTTACAATAAatactagtttaaaaatatgcaCATCAAATGTTTACACAAGAAAACCATTGGGCAATGCCtacataaataattacatgATAACACTTATTGAAGCATAATAATGCTACAACATATAAATGCTAGAATGATAATTAAGGTGTAGCtaacaaaatgcaatatatGTGAACACGAGTCATTATTACACCGACTGAAGGCTTCATAAGATTTACCACTATGTTCTTGCGCAGTCACATATACAATTTTCTATTTATGCATAATAACCATGAATGGCATAGTAAAATTCTACAATTTTCCCTTAAGTGATATAAACAATGCCGGTTAAAGTACATGCAAGTCTAAAAACATGCAGTAAGGTGCAGTTGATTTTCTATAAGCCagaattattttccttttctaGTAGCACTCAATAGTTTTGAGGAGCACTGTGGTAAATCTAGCGTTATGAACACATTACACTTGCCCTACTCTAGCTTCTGTACATCAAGTAATATCCCCATCATCAACACGCATTCCTTTTATCAGTGTCAGTCTGACAATACTTAGTTTTAACAACTGTAAGATTGAAGCGTGATctaattcattttttgttttgtaacgggtatttacaattaattaaaatatcaaaacttactttttttttcatttaagtcTTAAACGAAATCAATCCTAATTCCTACTTTATGGCATTTCATAAGATTAATTGATCatcaaaacatataacaattactcaattgttatatttttcaatattttaacacatgtaATTGTTTGCATACATGGGTAGGAAGGTCTTGCACTAAGGTAAAGAAGGCTACACACAACTTGAAGATTCCTAGGTTAAACACCACTAGATATGCCACGTTTAACTGGCGTGCTTTTTGCAGTACGGCTTTCCAGACTTTGCATAGAATGCCTGACCCTCCAAATTCACCTGGCAAGtctgaaaaaatataacaaataatattaattgatgataaataaatactttttacttaagaattaaaacaaagaCTACGTCAACAATAAACAACGATTATCCCACAGACCTACATGTACAAactaataattatttaaactttctGTTGATTTTTCCCCAAAAGCTCCACTAATGCATGTACCAGTAACAGAGTAGTTTTGGAAATGGAACTAGCCAAGCATCAAAAGTAGTAGCCATGTGACTGCTAAAGTGTACTTACAGAGCAGTTGAAGCACTCCGAGTGGTAGTTGTTGTTCATTGCCTCGACCCACTTATCGCCGGGCTCAATGGGGAAGTTGCAGGATGTGCACATAGTCTGGTACATCTGGCGCCAGTCTGAATAAGTggtaaacatgttaaaaggctTGCTGATGTACGAGCTTGACTTCAGCCctatatattataataactaTACATTATAACAACAGAGTATTTCTTAAGTCAGATTGATTTTTATATATCTGAAGTTTCTGTTATTTAAATGGTATTTGAAGACATTCATAATCACTTATTATTCTAATCATATCATTCTTAATTCTTTATTTCTACACTATCATCCATTAAATACTCCAACAAGTACAagtttattctatataaaagtACAGCATTAGGACTATTGGTAAAAAACACCCATTTAACAGGCCCAACTGTACAGTTCTTGACAATACAACCTTAATACTGAATAGTAAGATCCCCAGTGACCCCTcatttcattattatcataCTCATCACCAACCATTCTCCTACTACCCTGATCCAACTTATAAGAAAAGAACAACACCACTCTTACCCCTCCTTACCACTCCACAAGTGACACACCCCAGTATCCCCCTCATTCCAAAATCTCATACCATTCTCGCAGTATGGGTGTCCATCCTCCAGGTGGAACTGTGTCCCTCCAATCGGCTGCTTGCACTTGAAGCACAGGAAGCACGCGGGGTGGTACTGCTTGTTCAGCGCATTCACACACTCCTGGAAGAGGGGCAACCATCAAATGAATACCAAATAAGTATTGACATAAATAATTATCCAGGTCAATACTGTAAGGACAGGTAAAGCATGTTTGGTAAGTTAAACAATGAGTCCCAGACCTCAGTAAAACCTTTCaaactatttttagtaaaaggaATAGTTCAATAACAGAGAAAAGCATGTGATGACAACCTAGCAGCACAACGATGTGTCATGGTTACCCAAGTCATGGTGGTGTCAGCTACTAATgcacttttcttttaataatggCTCCCTTACCCCGACAATAGCGGCGTCACACTTGGCACAGTGTGGGGCAAAGTAAAGCTCGTAGTCCTTCTCGCAGTAGATAAATCCACCTTCCTCGACAAAGCCCATATTCATCAGCTTGTTGCCGCAGCGAGGGTTGGCACAGATGAAGTGATCTGGGCACCAACTCTTACCCATCGCAGTCACGAATGGCCCTCTGAAAGGTGGTAGCGCCTTGATTAAGTATGATAATTACCATGCATAACAATTACactttaaacaataatacaatgccAAAAAAGGGTTAATCAGGCAATAGGTTTAACGTTAATTactctttaatatttataatctgatataattattcaatatgaCATGAGCTATCAGTACAGACAAACACACTAAGGATATCATGTATGtaactaaaataatttgatcaaatttCCTCTACCCCCTACCTAATGGGTCCACCACAGGAATGGCATATGGGCACCCTGCCAGCGTCTGCCCCTGTCTTCACCACAGCGTCCCCAATCTTACCCCTCATAGCCCCCACACCCGTAGGTTTTGAGGGGGGAGCTTTAGGGGCCTGGGGGCGCGATGCAGGTGGGGCAGCTGCTGGGGTAAAAGGTGGGGCAGCTGAGGGGTTGAAAGCCTTGGCAGGTGGAGCAGGAGGGGCCGCTGGGGCACCTTGGCCTGGTGCCCACACTCCAGGCTTGGGAGCTGGATAAATAGTAAGAAGGCATGTAAGcaataattatgaatatgtgtctaagtgttttgattttattcCAATTTTTAAGCGTGTCAACGTgttaaaagttatgtttatagtcagtttttattttaaactttgccataaaaatgtttcaagatccctttaaacttttgttattttgcaaaaagataaattttcaaactttctaTAATTTGATtccttttattgttttgtaaaaaattagaaataaacatTACCTGGAGGGGCCTTTGCAGGGGCCTTTGCAGGGGCCGGGGCTGGGGCAGATCCCtcactgtaatatgaaacaattaTGTTAACAGTCTGGCTTGTTTGACTTACAAAATgctacaaaattattttgtgaatcaaacaagcatttaatacaatatatcatataaaaaaatcattaaaaatgagTATAGCTGGTACCTAATTTTCATGAAATCCACAGGAAAAGTATTTACAATATCTTAGGTTTGTCTCTACTATAAAATTAATTTGCAAAATAGcattgtttaaacatgaaatctAATTGGTATAATAGACTCATCTAAGTGACATGAAGCAAGTTTTGTTGTCTATTTTTGAATGACTAACTTCTGGccattaataataatacattaactTTACCAGTGATCATGCAAGCCCTGATAACAAATCAAAGAATCAATAATAGATTGATAGAAAATAACTGATTTAATTTAAGCTCTTCATCTTTAAAACcatcttttgttttaataatttaacattagatatatatatatatataactatgaACAGGCTTAACAAGGTCCTGTCATACATTAATCACATGATTAGGCCAAATTGCTCCGCCCTTTTATTGCTAGACAACAAAACAGAAGACAGCATCAAAAACATCCCTCACTGTTGTTTCtatataaatgtcataaacaaGTAAAAAAGCAACAATTTAGCAACACAGCTCAGCCAGTATACCATATTTGTCTTTATAGATGCACATGCCCTATTAAATAGTAGCGCAGGCATTTTGTGTGGGTCTGGGAATTGAACGTTGCCTAACAAGACTGATTGCCAgtaaaaatgcatctttttcTGCTGTAAACATCATACCTTccaatattttatatcaagCTCACTGCCTGATTTCTTTCATATAACCCACTTCCAAACTTTATTATAGTAAGTTTACATAAAATCTTTACTCATTTAGAATTAGCCCATACGGTAAAATTTGATAAACACACTGCACAtctattgaaacaaatatggtaaaagcaaaaaaaaacaacatcacttTTATGTGAAACCTCCAAATATTAAACACAGACTGCGCGCTTAAATCAGAAAGATTTCACAACGAATTCATACAGAAATGCATTCAAACATGATTAAACTCAGTGGACTGtgaatttaataacatttcaatgtttatgcATGCAAAACAGATGTGAATGCACACAATACTACATGCATTTTCATCATTCTGTACGTAGATTGAACTTCTGCTTGGAACCAAAAGAAGTGCATTTCTGTATACTATTAGCCAAATATTTCAGCCTTCTGCCCTTCTAGCCAATGTCTGTTACCATAACTGGCGTTCAATTGCTTTAAAAGTAGTGGACTGCTCAGGAGACTGTATAACAGCCTTGTACCGTTGGTATTCTTTTTCATGCACAAGTTGGAAAGTTTCAGAAGGGGAATACAATACAGGCTCAGCCCCAGTAGTGTTAGCATTTTGACCTGGTGTGAAGTGGGCTTCAGAACAAGGCTTATACGATTCTCTGCAAAGGCCAAATAGCGGAAAATGTTTCTACTACATTTAATGATACTagatgtattaaaatataatgatctttttttttttaatcaatccACCGTACATGAAAGCTAACCTCTGTACTTAACCCGTGAACAGAACTCTGCCATTTGTTGTTTATTCAGATTGCTATTCAAAAGAACTCATTGCCAAAACTGAATGTGTGTTATAAGAAATTGCATGTGACGTCAACAGACCCTCTTCTCAAACTTTTagcaaaatttatattgataaattaaagtCCTTATAATAGAGCAAGAGTTCAGCCCTCTCTTATCAGCTCTGGTTACACAGTATGAGTAACTAAGAGTTAAAGACAATTACCCCAGTTGTTTTTCTAAAACTTTAATTGTGCGTGTTTGTTTAACTTCCTGCGGTTTTTCGTCCGTGGATTTTTCCTCTGGATGCTCCTGTTCACGCACGAGCTTAAATGTTTCTGACGGGCGGTACAAACGTTTACCCTGAGCATCATATTGAACTTCCTCACCCTGTTGTTGTCCATTTGTCCTGTAAAAACAAGTAACTCGAACATGCAGTTATATAACATGCAGGGATATTAAAGGGGGTTATAGGGTGTAACTTGTTATTTTAGACTTTTAATTGTGACAATATGATTAATGGTGAAATACCTGTAAAAAGAATCTTTTACAAAACACCTGCATTATATCCTACATTTATGTAAGGGTCTACAATACAGTTTTGTTCTATGTAATATAGACTATTGAATATGATGGTAGAAAGATCCTGAATATAAATGATACATggtacatataatataaaattaatatagaATGTTCTTATACTATCAtatgtaataaatcatatttactCTATAAGTCTTACAGCTGCaatataacacttttttacctaaaactttttttgaatatattctCCACATTGAAATTTTGGCATTACAGGTACTCAGTTATCCAAGGGAATCAAAACCTTAAAATAGTTACCTTAAAATAAGTACTTCtgttataattattgatattaataaaaaataaggaGGAAATTTTAAATGCTGCAGAAATCCATGCAAACTACAATAAAATTGCAGAATATACTCAAAACTTCATGCAATTTCGAGAAAACTATGGAACATAAAGAAGAACTTTGTTCTGAACTACGCTAAGGGACACAACTCTTCAATGAATAGAGCACTGGAGGGAGATAACTCCATGCTTTTTACCTCTTCCATGGAGCATTTGGGCTGCTCTGTGGGGGCTCtgtaacaattaattaatactcaATTTAGATGgttattcatataaatagtgcttgttcattaatattttgtaatgtcATACTCTCTCCAAAGGCTTCAAATTGAATTACAGACTAGAAATTAAAAGgcaattgtaaaaacaatatggTAAGACTGACCATTATCAGACATTTAAAAACTTTTGGCCAGGTTTTGATGAAGTGAATTTGGAGTAAGTATGACATCACTTCCTGTTGAGGAACATAAACAACAGGTGCTCAGTATCCCAGGTGACAATTACCCATTGTCATTGTTGGCAGGTATATTCATCTGTGTTTGTACGCTGGTGGCTGAGTAGAGCCCTGAGGGAGAGTTGAACTGTTTCACCACCCCGCCCTTGGTGCCTGCCCCTACCATAGTGTTAGGGGAGGGGCTCCGTCGAAGGTCAACTGTGGGGCGCAGGGCTGATGGTGGCTCTGTAAGGAAGCTCTTtatttcttaaagatgcactcatactcccaaatacatttgttttaatttaccaaaaagaatgaataaatatcgaaaacagtggttcttatgaaggatactgtgctTACTTTGAAGAAAAGTttagaaaacatggtatttctaccttataagatgAAAGCTAATCACTTTAAATCTTTTTGCACTTACCAATCAtctaatatttgtgtgtttccaGGTATTAAatgcatggttacaatcttgttatcagttattattattttctataaatcaatgcattatttagtaagttttttaggtttatcactcaaaaattatgcgtgtgatacatgtgtatgtattgattttaaatacgagtctTACTTTAAACACATACCAGCTGAGACACTATCTGGACAATATTATTGTCTATTAAACTTGATTCCATTACACTCAATTTCTTTAGCTAAAAACATTTCACTTGTCTCTTTACGCAAAAATAGATCTTAAACTCAGAATATTGAGCTGATAgcttaattttcaatttaatatttagaGTTACAATTTCATTATATGTATGCAGGTCACAAGCGAAATAAggttaccgtaaatgactgggtataagacgatagggggtattagacgcagggaaaaaaatctgtgaaaaatccgagaaaaaaaacttttaatctatgtttttggttaaaagacgcatagaaaaaatgtcaaaatcgtccggcattttcagccaccatgtttgttgacagtgacaaaaatttttttttcgtgaaaatggcgatggttatctttaaaaccatactgtcgagaatgaaaagttatgttatgcaaaaactattttgacagtgcccatctttgtttttttatatataaagtttgattattgtttaattcaatttattattcaaaataatattgaataccgtaattcacaagagttcggacaccataaattaattatttttttcgctctccgaatacatagaaaattatcatttttacattttatttccatgtttgtttaacctgccttttttcttcatgtttgctttttaccacttattaatttatccgtagtaatcaatggtcataaacttatttattacgcctataagtgtaaatccttcatgaagttaattaaaacaccattttatacatgcactgaactgaataaacacattctatcggcttcagatcaaagagtcacactgtgtgacgtcacataacttacagttatacccacgaggatctcgtggagagcatggacattgctatgcaggattaatgtataactgtacgattattgcttcatagagtctataagtgtggtacaagtttgaaagcttattggcagatcgttttacaaacatgccatgtcgatgttttcttaatcccttgattgccattgttgtttgtttaatcctcaaattaatatatcacacttccttttcaacaggcaataaatcgtttaggatgggtagtaactaattaaattgtcacagtggtgtatacggttaggtaatctagccaggcattgtaaagataaaaatcaataatcttcgtctgtgaaacttggtaactatgaaaataatgattgatgtcctttgggtgtcctaaaaattaggtacgcaaaataaattattttgggaaataattatgtgtgtccaaatatttagagtgtccgaactcttaggtgaattacggtaacttgaatcgaaaaatatttttgttgaaattataaacgtcttacgatataccgtatcccgatcttcaactgccgttttaacccgtatatactcgatcaatatgacgcgagtaacatccctttctacataaatctaaacaaa
Above is a genomic segment from Mya arenaria isolate MELC-2E11 chromosome 2, ASM2691426v1 containing:
- the LOC128206063 gene encoding PDZ and LIM domain protein Zasp-like isoform X1, with amino-acid sequence MSILTLEAKLERQDSSTPWGFRMQGGKDFSSPITIARVNPGSLAAKCGLQQGDIILKIGSKSSDTLKHKDAQDAIVSYGNKLDLLLQRIREKKKTQNGFGGGGPTAQSYDTFAAPTISSYGSGGPPTGQQNQVYNAAPKPFNSAPSKPAPYNPGAVDNISKATATINLSQPSYSKYQEVEEPAGQPSHQSRSFKFLQNTLDSGQEPPSALRPTVDLRRSPSPNTMVGAGTKGGVVKQFNSPSGLYSATSVQTQMNIPANNDNGTNGQQQGEEVQYDAQGKRLYRPSETFKLVREQEHPEEKSTDEKPQEVKQTRTIKVLEKQLGEGSAPAPAPAKAPAKAPPAPKPGVWAPGQGAPAAPPAPPAKAFNPSAAPPFTPAAAPPASRPQAPKAPPSKPTGVGAMRGKIGDAVVKTGADAGRVPICHSCGGPIRGPFVTAMGKSWCPDHFICANPRCGNKLMNMGFVEEGGFIYCEKDYELYFAPHCAKCDAAIVGECVNALNKQYHPACFLCFKCKQPIGGTQFHLEDGHPYCENDWRQMYQTMCTSCNFPIEPGDKWVEAMNNNYHSECFNCSTCQVNLEGQAFYAKSGKPYCKKHAS
- the LOC128206063 gene encoding PDZ and LIM domain protein Zasp-like isoform X2; the protein is MSILTLEAKLERQDSSTPWGFRMQGGKDFSSPITIARVNPGSLAAKCGLQQGDIILKIGSKSSDTLKHKDAQDAIVSYGNKLDLLLQRYDYHMSHRGGGPTAQSYDTFAAPTISSYGSGGPPTGQQNQVYNAAPKPFNSAPSKPAPYNPGAVDNISKATATINLSQPSYSKYQEVEEPAGQPSHQSRSFKFLQNTLDSGQEPPSALRPTVDLRRSPSPNTMVGAGTKGGVVKQFNSPSGLYSATSVQTQMNIPANNDNGTNGQQQGEEVQYDAQGKRLYRPSETFKLVREQEHPEEKSTDEKPQEVKQTRTIKVLEKQLGEGSAPAPAPAKAPAKAPPAPKPGVWAPGQGAPAAPPAPPAKAFNPSAAPPFTPAAAPPASRPQAPKAPPSKPTGVGAMRGKIGDAVVKTGADAGRVPICHSCGGPIRGPFVTAMGKSWCPDHFICANPRCGNKLMNMGFVEEGGFIYCEKDYELYFAPHCAKCDAAIVGECVNALNKQYHPACFLCFKCKQPIGGTQFHLEDGHPYCENDWRQMYQTMCTSCNFPIEPGDKWVEAMNNNYHSECFNCSTCQVNLEGQAFYAKSGKPYCKKHAS
- the LOC128206063 gene encoding PDZ and LIM domain protein Zasp-like isoform X3, with product MSILTLEAKLERQDSSTPWGFRMQGGKDFSSPITIARVNPGSLAAKCGLQQGDIILKIGSKSSDTLKHKDAQDAIVSYGNKLDLLLQRGGGPTAQSYDTFAAPTISSYGSGGPPTGQQNQVYNAAPKPFNSAPSKPAPYNPGAVDNISKATATINLSQPSYSKYQEVEEPAGQPSHQSRSFKFLQNTLDSGQEPPSALRPTVDLRRSPSPNTMVGAGTKGGVVKQFNSPSGLYSATSVQTQMNIPANNDNGTNGQQQGEEVQYDAQGKRLYRPSETFKLVREQEHPEEKSTDEKPQEVKQTRTIKVLEKQLGEGSAPAPAPAKAPAKAPPAPKPGVWAPGQGAPAAPPAPPAKAFNPSAAPPFTPAAAPPASRPQAPKAPPSKPTGVGAMRGKIGDAVVKTGADAGRVPICHSCGGPIRGPFVTAMGKSWCPDHFICANPRCGNKLMNMGFVEEGGFIYCEKDYELYFAPHCAKCDAAIVGECVNALNKQYHPACFLCFKCKQPIGGTQFHLEDGHPYCENDWRQMYQTMCTSCNFPIEPGDKWVEAMNNNYHSECFNCSTCQVNLEGQAFYAKSGKPYCKKHAS
- the LOC128206063 gene encoding PDZ and LIM domain protein Zasp-like isoform X5; this encodes MSILTLEAKLERQDSSTPWGFRMQGGKDFSSPITIARVNPGSLAAKCGLQQGDIILKIGSKSSDTLKHKDAQDAIVSYGNKLDLLLQRIREKKKTQNGFGGGGPTAQSYDTFAAPTISSYGSGGPPTGQQNQVYNAAPKPFNSAPSKPAPYNPGAVDNISKATATINLSQPSYSKYQEVEEPAGQPSHQSRSFKFLQNTLDSGQEPPSALRPTVDLRRSPSPNTMVGAGTKGGVVKQFNSPSGLYSATSVQTQMNIPANNDNGEGSAPAPAPAKAPAKAPPAPKPGVWAPGQGAPAAPPAPPAKAFNPSAAPPFTPAAAPPASRPQAPKAPPSKPTGVGAMRGKIGDAVVKTGADAGRVPICHSCGGPIRGPFVTAMGKSWCPDHFICANPRCGNKLMNMGFVEEGGFIYCEKDYELYFAPHCAKCDAAIVGECVNALNKQYHPACFLCFKCKQPIGGTQFHLEDGHPYCENDWRQMYQTMCTSCNFPIEPGDKWVEAMNNNYHSECFNCSTCQVNLEGQAFYAKSGKPYCKKHAS
- the LOC128206063 gene encoding PDZ and LIM domain protein Zasp-like isoform X6 — translated: MSILTLEAKLERQDSSTPWGFRMQGGKDFSSPITIARVNPGSLAAKCGLQQGDIILKIGSKSSDTLKHKDAQDAIVSYGNKLDLLLQRIREKKKTQNGFGGGGPTAQSYDTFAAPTISSYGSGGPPTGQQNQVYNAAPKPFNSAPSKPAPYNPGAVDNISKATATINLSQPSYSKYQEVEEPAGQPSHQSRSFKFLQNTLDSGQEPPQSSPNAPWKSEGSAPAPAPAKAPAKAPPAPKPGVWAPGQGAPAAPPAPPAKAFNPSAAPPFTPAAAPPASRPQAPKAPPSKPTGVGAMRGKIGDAVVKTGADAGRVPICHSCGGPIRGPFVTAMGKSWCPDHFICANPRCGNKLMNMGFVEEGGFIYCEKDYELYFAPHCAKCDAAIVGECVNALNKQYHPACFLCFKCKQPIGGTQFHLEDGHPYCENDWRQMYQTMCTSCNFPIEPGDKWVEAMNNNYHSECFNCSTCQVNLEGQAFYAKSGKPYCKKHAS
- the LOC128206063 gene encoding PDZ and LIM domain protein 7-like isoform X4; its protein translation is MSILTLEAKLERQDSSTPWGFRMQGGKDFSSPITIARVNPGSLAAKCGLQQGDIILKIGSKSSDTLKHKDAQDAIVSYGNKLDLLLQRIREKKKTQNGFGGGGPTAQSYDTFAAPTISSYGSGGPPTGQQNQVYNAAPKPFNSAPSKPAPYNPGAVDNISKATATINLSQPSYSKYQEVEEPAGQPSHQSRSFKFLQNTLDSGQEPPQSSPNAPWKRTNGQQQGEEVQYDAQGKRLYRPSETFKLVREQEHPEEKSTDEKPQEVKQTRTIKVLEKQLGEGSAPAPAPAKAPAKAPPAPKPGVWAPGQGAPAAPPAPPAKAFNPSAAPPFTPAAAPPASRPQAPKAPPSKPTGVGAMRGKIGDAVVKTGADAGRVPICHSCGGPIRGPFVTAMGKSWCPDHFICANPRCGNKLMNMGFVEEGGFIYCEKDYELYFAPHCAKCDAAIVGECVNALNKQYHPACFLCFKCKQPIGGTQFHLEDGHPYCENDWRQMYQTMCTSCNFPIEPGDKWVEAMNNNYHSECFNCSTCQVNLEGQAFYAKSGKPYCKKHAS